The following is a genomic window from Bacteroidota bacterium.
GCGGAAATTTTTTCATGAGTTCCCTGTAAAAAGGAACGTTGGAATGAGCGATCGCATCGGCTTTCGATCCGTCACCGATTCCCCAACCGTCGAGAATAATCAATACTGCTTTCCTGTTGTTCATGTCAATGGAATTCCGATTTCAAAAATAGTTCCTTTGCCCGTGTTATCGCGCACGCTGATGTTCCATCCATGTGCGTGCACCAGGTTGCGCACAATATACAATCCGAGGCCGGTGCCTTTTGTTCTTCTTGTTTCCTCATTCCCGATACGGTAGAATCTCCCGAAAATATTTTCTTTTTCATTTTCCGGAATACCGGCGCCGCGGTCCGTGATCGTTATAGCAACGGCCTTGTTTTTTTTCTTCATTGAAACACTGATCAAAGAATCTGCCTGGGAATATTTTACTGCATTCTCCAGCAGGTTGATGATGATGGAATGGAAACTCATTTTATCTGTTGCGCAGATAATATTTTTTTCGATGGAACATTCCAGCCGGTGTTCGCGTGCAAAATTGTTCTTCGATTTTGTGCAAAGGTCTTCCAGCAGATCAGAAATATTTTCCTGCTGCATGCGCAGCGAATAGGTATGATCATCGATGCGGGCAGCAACAAGAATATTCTCAATGAGAACATTCAGCCGGTCGATGTCTTCGATCGCATTATCCTGCATCTCTGTTTGTTTTTCTTTCGGTAATTCGCGTTTGCGCAATGTTTCGAGCTGAAGGCGAATGGAAGCAAGTGGAGAACGAAGTTCGTGAGTTACGGATAGAATAAAATTTTTCTGGCGTTCGTTCAGCGCCACTTCTTTTCTGAAACTGTTCCGTGTCCGGTAAATTCCAAGAATGAGCAGGATGAGAAAGACCGAACCTTCGCCGAAGATCATGATCCATTGCTTGTGAAGTTTGGAATTCAATTCATC
Proteins encoded in this region:
- a CDS encoding GHKL domain-containing protein, which codes for MKSGKRPRPLLLFYILCAYVMLQFCWWTFLLVKQENEIHRLEQKILSQNVQRGLNEEVSTVPGDELNSKLHKQWIMIFGEGSVFLILLILGIYRTRNSFRKEVALNERQKNFILSVTHELRSPLASIRLQLETLRKRELPKEKQTEMQDNAIEDIDRLNVLIENILVAARIDDHTYSLRMQQENISDLLEDLCTKSKNNFAREHRLECSIEKNIICATDKMSFHSIIINLLENAVKYSQADSLISVSMKKKNKAVAITITDRGAGIPENEKENIFGRFYRIGNEETRRTKGTGLGLYIVRNLVHAHGWNISVRDNTGKGTIFEIGIPLT